One stretch of Miscanthus floridulus cultivar M001 chromosome 18, ASM1932011v1, whole genome shotgun sequence DNA includes these proteins:
- the LOC136523427 gene encoding predicted GPI-anchored protein 58 — protein sequence MPGLPARDMPLARRRRRHAARRQRPPPLPAPPCNLNACSSRHLQALAYPRCTVARSGVAAPLPPPVSNPTPAAPNPSLPFPAPPAPTSPSATSAPASPGCGPETRAGAGAVTPPSESDARSIGPPVPNLVAAPSLGVHGDLDPPLLAEAPSTPLPQGGHPAHHHPSSEEPRCGVAGGTDGGSRGEAERPPPPSAGPAPSTPVSHLSSLAEPFFPSGAPRRPKAMRWSEDSISSDSESDFSPPITTHASFTDVVRRSSHARETPRPARSVPCCPPKRSTSSQRRQHARSAAGSVKVAGDAGAGGGRVTHPPGETASLFTGGWDLPARPTKALRSASLPAKIGPACSAAEEEAHLTA from the exons ATGCCGGGGCTGCCGGCGAGAGACATGCCACTAG cccgccgccgccgccggcatgCAGCCCGCCGCCAGCGGCCCCCTCCCCTTCCTGCCCCTCCCTGCAACCTCAACGCCTGCAGCTCCCGTCACCTCCAAGCCCTGGCCTACCCCAGATGCACCGTCGCCAGATCCGGCGTCGCCGCCCCCCTCCCACCACCGGTCTCCAACCCGACGCCGGCGGCTCCCAACCCCTCCCTTCCCTTTCCTGCTCCCCCCGCACCAACTTCTCCCTCCGCCACCTCCGCCCCTGCCTCCCCCGGTTGCGGCCCCGAGACGCGTGCGGGAGCAGGAGCCGTGACGCCACCGTCCGAGTCGGACGCCCGCTCCATAGGGCCGCCGGTGCCTAATCTCGTCGCCGCCCCCTCCCTCGGCGTCCATGGCGACCTAGATCCACCGCTGCTGGCCGAGGCGCCGTCGACGCCGCTGCCGCAGGGTGGCCATCCGGCCCATCATCACCCGTCCAGCGAGGAGCCCAGATGTGGCGTCGCCGGCGGAACTGACGGCGGGTCTCGTGGGGAGGCCGAGCGGCCTCCGCCTCCATCCGCGGGGCCTGCGCCGTCCACTCCGGTCTCCCACCTCTCCTCGCTCGCGGAGCCCTTCTTCCCCAGCGGTGCCCCCAGACGCCCGAAGGCCATGCGCTGGTCCGAGGACTCCATCTCCTCCGACTCGGAATCCGACTTCTCGCCACCCATCACTACCCATGCCTCCTTCACCGATGTTGTCCGCAGGAGCTCTCACGCTCGGGAAACGCCTAGGCCGGCAAGGTCGGTGCCCTGTTGCCCACCCAAGCGGTCGACGAGCAGCCAACGGAGACAGCACGCGAGGTCGGCGGCAGGCAGCGTCAAGGTCGCAGGCGACGCAGGCGCAGGAGGAGGCCGTGTCACGCACCCACCGGGGGAGACCGCATCCCTGTTCACCGGCGGTTGGGACCTCCCGGCGAGGCCAACCAAGGCCCTGCGGAGCGCGTCCCTGCCCGCCAAGATTGGGCCCGCGTGTTCCGCTGCGGAGGAGGAGGCGCATCTCACCGCCTGA
- the LOC136522502 gene encoding uncharacterized protein, which yields MRTSWQGSMAVPEDLVEEFLLRLPPADPASLVRAALVCKPWCRLISTPRFRRRFREFHRTPPTLGFLANTSKPGPRPYVARFVSTSYFRPPAPAEHRGWLVLDARHGRVLLRSIEPGSRPRLMVWDPVTDEWRQLPEVSLFATDWNAAVFCLFAANGSCDHLDCQRGPFAIVLVATVAAKSTLRVYSSEACAWSEPRPLPRWYLGNVAPTAIHSTF from the coding sequence ATGCGGACCTCCTGGCAGGGCAGCATGGCGGTGCCGGAGGATCTCGTCGAGGAGTTCCttctccgcctcccgccggccgaTCCCGCTAGCCTCGTCCGCGCCGCGCTCGTCTGTAAGCCCTGGTGCCGCCTCATCTCCACTCCCCGCTTCCGCCGCCGGTTCCGCGAGTTCCACCGCACGCCCCCGACGCTCGGCTTCCTCGCCAATACCAGCAAGCCGGGACCCCGCCCCTACGTGGCCCGCTTCGTCTCCACCTCCTACTTCCGCCCGCCGGCCCCCGCCGAGCACCGCGGGTGGCTGGTGCTCGACGCTCGCCACGGCCGCGTCCTTCTCCGCAGCATCGAACCGGGGAGTCGTCCCAGGCTCATGGTGTGGGACCCCGTGACGGACGAGTGGCGGCAACTACCAGAGGTGTCTCTGTTCGCGACCGACTGGAACGCGGCTGTGTTCTGCCTCTTCGCGGCCAATGGCTCCTGCGACCACCTCGACTGCCAACGCGGGCCCTTCGCCATCGTCCTCGTGGCCACCGTCGCGGCGAAGTCCACATTGAGGGTCTACTCATCCGAGGCTTGCGCCTGGAGCGAGCCGAGGCCACTCCCCAGGTGGTACCTTGGCAATGTGGCGCCCACTGCCATACATTCTACTTTTTGA